In Hemitrygon akajei chromosome 17, sHemAka1.3, whole genome shotgun sequence, one DNA window encodes the following:
- the LOC140740933 gene encoding eotaxin-like has protein sequence MKAALCVVAILAALWICCFKQAAPTPASIITLECCERFRTTPIPRRRLKSYTEALLCPTPAVIFTNKRNMKICARAEEEWVKESVEYLDRKHQGGRD, from the exons ATGAAGGCAGCGCTCTGCGTGGTCGCAATTTTGGCAGCTCTGTGGATCTGCTGTTTCAAGCAAGCTGCACCCACCCCGG CTTCAATCATAACGCTAGAATGCTGTGAGAGGTTTAGGACCACGCCCATTCCTCGCAGGAGGCTTAAGAGCTACACGGAAGCTCTCTTGTGCCCGACACCTGCTGTCAT ATTCACCAACAAGAGGAATATGAAGATTTGCGCTAGAGCCGAGGAGGAATGGGTTAAAGAGTCAGTGGAGTACCTGGACAGGAAACACCAGGGTGGCAGAGACTAA